CTCGGCGGTCGAGGTCTTCAATCGGCTCGTTGATGCGGCGTGGGCGACGGGCGACCCCGGGGTGGTGTTCATCGACCGGATCAACAACTCGCCCGCCAATCCGACGCCAGCCGTCTGGCAGATCGAGGCGACCAACCCCTGTGTCACGGGGGATACGCTCGTCTACACCGACCGCGGCTTGGAGCGGATGGCAGACCTCGTCGCCTCTGGGCGCGCGGCGGCAGTCGCCGTCGAGGACGGCTTTGCGCCGGCGACCCCGGCGTTCTCCACGGGCGTCAGGCCCGTCTTCCGCCTCCAGACTGTTGAGGGCTATGAGGTGCGGCTGACGGCAGACCATCGCGTGATGACCCGGCGCGGCTGGGTAGCGGCCGCCGATCTCTGCCCGGGCGACGAGATCCGGCTCCTCTCGCATCGCGGCGGCTTCGGAACGGGCGGTTCGCTCACTCTCGGTCGCGTGCTCGGCTGGCTTGTGAGCGAGACGGCGCTCGCCGTCGACCCCGCCATGCTCTCCGTCCTCGGCGAGGCGGAGCGCGAGCAGGCTCCGCGCGCTGCTGAGCGGATGGCCAGCAGCGTCCTCGCCGGGGAAGGCGGACGCCACGGCGAGGACGCTCCGGTCGCCGTGATCGCCGACCGCGACGAGGCGCGCGTCCGTTCGGCGTACCTCTTGCGGCTCGCCGCCGAGCATGGGGTGGTGCCGGGAGCGACGCAGCAGGTGCCCGAGAGCGTGCTGACCGGCGCGGAGGAGATGCAACGCGGCTTTTTGCAGGCGCTCTTCACCGCCGACGGCGACGTCACCGGCCATGCCGAGGGGGTCTCGGTCCGGCTCGTTTCGTCCAGCGATTGCCTGCTGAAAGATGTGCAGCGGCTGCTGCTCAACTTCGGGATCGCGTCGGCGCTCTTTCCCCATCGCGGGCAGGCGGCGGGCCGTCCGCTGCCCGATAGCAGCGGGGAGAGCGCCACTCACGAACTTGTCATCTCGAACGATAACCTTCACCGCTTTGCGAGCAGCATCGGTTTTCTGTCGGACCGCAAGCAGCGCGCACTCAGCAGCCAGCTCGCCGGGCGTCAGCTGCCTCGTGAGCGCTTCTACGCCCGCTTCGCGTCGCTCATCCCCGACGGCATCGAAGAGGTGTACGACCTGACCGAGCCGCGCACGCATTCGTTCGTCGCCAACGGCCTCGTGGTGCACAACTGCGGGGAGCAGCCGCTCGCCCCGAATGAAGCGTGCAATCTCGGCTCGATCAATCTTGCTGCGTTCGTGCGGCCGCCCGCTGACCCGGCCCGTCCTTGGGATGAGCCGCCCGCAAGCCGCATCGCGTGGGAAGAGCTCGAGGCAGTCGTTGCGGACTGTGTTCGGTTCCTTGACGACGTCATCGACGTCAACCCCTACCCGTTGCCTGAAATCGACGCGGCGGTGAAGGCGAACCGGCGCATCGGCCTCGGCGTGATGGGCTGGGCCGACCTGCTGATCGCGCTTGGCGTTCCGTATGACAGCGACGAAGCGCTCGAGCTGGCGGACCGGATCATGCGCACAATCCACGATGCTGGCCACCGGGCGACCGAGCGCCTCGCGGTCGAGCGCGGTCCCTTCCCGAACTGGAGCCGGAGCATCTACGCCAATGGCGCGCCGAAGCGCAACAGCACGGTCACCACGATCGCGCCCACCGGCACCATCAGCATTATCGCCGGCTGCAGCTCCGGCATCGAGCCGCTCTTCGCGCTCGCCTATCGCCACAAGGCGCCGGGACAAAATCGGCTGCTCACCTTCGTCAATCCGGTCGCCGAGGCGGTGCTGAAGGCGCACGGGCTGCTGACTGATGAACTGCGCGAACAGATCGCGCTCCACGGCACAATCGGCGAGATCGAGGGGGTGCCCGAGCGTATCAAGCGCGTCCTCGTCACGGCGCACGAGATTGCGCCTCCAGCCCATGTCCGGATGCAGGCGGCGTGGCAGCGCTGGACGGATAACGCCGTGAGCAAGACGATCAACTTGCCGCATGAGGCGACCCGTGCCGATGTCGCGTCGGCGTACCGCCTCGCTTATGAGCTGGGCTGCCTCGGCATCACAGTCTTCCGCGATGGCTGCAAGGGCGAAGCAGCGCAAGTGCTCCACGTCGGCAGCGCCGAGAAGAAGCCGGCCGAAGCCGCGCCGAGCGAGGCCGAGCAGGCAAAGGCGCTCACCGCCCAAGCGGAGGCGCTCTGGGGACTGGGCGTGCCGGCGGGCAAGAGCGGCATCCGCCCGCGGCCGAGCGTCGTTGCCGGCTACACGCGGCAGATCGTCGCTCCTGAGGGGAAGGTGAACGTCACCCTCAACAGCGATGAGTACGGCCTGTACGAGGTGTTCATCAACGTCGGCAAGGCCGGCAGCGATATCGCCGCGCTCGCCGAAGCGCTAGGCCGCCTCGTCAGCCTCACCCTGCGGATGGCCAGTCCGCTGCCGCCGAACGAGCGCGCGCGCGAGGTGGCCAACCAGCTTCGCGGCATCGGCGGGAGCCGCTCCGTTGGCCTCGGGCCTAATCAAGTGCGCTCGCTTCCCGATGCGGTCGCGAAGGCGATCGAACTGCATCTCGGCGAGGAGCGTCCGGTTCCGGTCGTGCCGGAGACGCGGCCCGTTGCCGCGGCGCGTCTCGGCGGCAACGGCGCGGCGGCCCCCGGCAACGGCCACGCCGCCGAAGCCGCGCAGGCACAAGCGGCGGTCGCCGTCCACGTGAAGGCGACGGGCAATCTCTGCCCCGAGTGTGGCTGCAGCACGCTCTTCATGATGGAAGGCTGCAAGAAGTGTGAGGCGTGCGGCTACACGGAGTGCTGAGGCGCTCCCTGTCCGGGAGGCTGGCCCGCTCCCGCGAGCGGGCCAGCGCTGTTTAGCGGGGCGGCCGGTAAGGAGTGGTCGGCGTGCGGGTCGGCGTCGGAGTGGCGGGGCGAGGCGTCGGCGTCGCCGTCCGCGTTGCGGTCGGGGTCGGAGGCGGCGCGTAGCCGAGCGGGGAGGTGGCAAGCGGCGCGTTCTTCAGGCCGAGCGGCAGGACGACACGGTTGCCCGGCGGAGCAGGATACGTCGGCCCTCCATAGGGCCCGGAAAATGGCGCCGCAACGACGAGCGGCAGTGCGGAGCCGGTTGTCAGGCCGACGACGACCAGCACGCTGCTGACCGCGATCGCCGTCCATCCCGCTGCTCGCTGACAAGCCCATCGAAGCATCGGTCCTCTCCACGGTGGCTCTCCTCATCTCTTCGTCTTAAGAGCGGAGGGCTCACTAGGGCCGTTCGGCCCTAGTCCTTAGCTAGGCGGTGCTGCTGGCGCTGAGCGAGCCTCTTGCAGCCGGCATCGCGACGATCTACGATTGTTCTGCATACACGCGGCGGGACGGCTGAGGGCTTTTGTTCTCAGTCGTTTTTCTATTGCAACTGCAACGACGCAGCTGCCGTTGTGGAAGGAGCCGGCCATGGTCGACAAGCCCGTCTTTCTCACCCCGGAGGGACGCGCGAAGCTCGAGGCGGAGCTCGAATATCTCCGGCGCGAGAAGCGTCGCCAGATTAGCGAACGGATCAGCGAGTCGAAGGAGATCGGCGGCTTCGGGGACAATGCCGACCTCGACGATGCGCGCAACGAGCAGGTGATCGTCGAGACGCGCATTCAGCAGCTCGAGCGGATGCTGCGCGCTGCCACCATCATCAAGGAGCACGACCCAAGTACGGGCATCGTCCAGATCGGCTCGACGGTCACGGTCGTTTCCGATGATGGCGAAGAGGAGCGCTACACCATCGTCGGCAGCGCCGAGGCGAACCCGCGGGCAGGAAAAATTTCCAACGAATCTCCCGTCGGCCATGCTCTGCTCGGGCGCAAAGTGGGCGAAGTCGTCCAAGTGATGACCCCCTCGGGAGTAGAGCGGCTGACGATCCGGCGGATCGAGTGAGGAGGCATCGGCTACACTGACCGCGGATCCCCGTATCCGTCATCCTGTTCACGGCAGCGAGCAGCTGCGAAACGAGCCAGATGTCTGACGTTGCAGAACAGATCGCCCAGCGGCGGGCGAAGGTCGCCGCAATCCGCGCGGGAGGCGGCAACCCCTATCCTGCTCGCTTCCGGCGCACCCACACCGCCGCCGAAGCAGTTGCCGCTTTCGAGGCCGACCCCGACGCCCTCATTCCGGTGACAGTCGCCGGCCGGCTCATCTCAAAGCGCGTGATGGGCAAGGCGACCTTTGCCCATCTCCAAGATTGGTCCGGCCGCATCCAGCTGTTTGCGCGCCGCGACTCCCTCGGCGACGCCTATGACTCCTTTCTCGACTTCGACCTCGGCGACATCGTCGGCATCGAAGGGACCCTCATGCGGACGCGGACCGGCGAGATTACGGTCGATGTCGGGAAGGCGACGCTGCTGGCAAAGTCGCTTCGTCCGCTCCCGGATAAGTGGCACGGCCTGACCGATGTCGAAAAGCGGTATCGGCAACGCTACCTTGACCTGATCGCGAACGAAGAGACGCGCCGGATCGTCAAACTGCGGCAGCGGGTCGTCTCGGCGATCCGGCGCTTCCTCGACGCGCGGGGGTTTGTCGAAGTCGAAACGCCGGTGCTCCAGCTCGTGCCCGGCGGCGCGGCGGCGCGGTCATTCAAGACCTACTATGAGGCGCTCGATACCGAGGTGCACCTGCGCATCTCGCTTGAGCTCTACTTGAAGCGGCTGCTCGTCGGCGGACTGGACAAGGTGTATGAACTGGGGCGTGTCTTCCGCAATGAAGGCATCTCGCATAAGCACAACCCCGAGTTCACGCTGCTGGAGACCTACGAGGCGTATGCCGACTATCTCGACGTCTTGACGATGGTCGAAGAGTTGCTCGCGACGGTCGTCCGCGACGTGCACGGCTCGCTGCAGGTGGATCTCGGCGAGCACACCATCGACTTCACGCCGCCGTGGCGGCGGGAGACCCTGCGCGACGCGATCCGCAGCCGTGCCGGGATCGACTTCGCGGACTATCCCGACGCCGAATCGCTGCGCGCGGTGATGCGGGAGCGGGGGCTCGCGGTCGACCCGACGCTCGGCCGCGGCAAGCTGATCGATGAACTGCTGACGACCTTTGTCGAACCGACCCTCATCCAACCGACGTTTCTGCTCGACTATCCGGTTGAGCTGTCGCCGCTGGCGAAGCGGAAAGAGGACGACCCGACCCTCGTCGAACGGTTTGAAGGGTTTGTCGGCGGCATAGAGATCGCCAATGCGTTCAGCGAGCTGAACGACCCCGATGACCAGCGCGCCCGCTTCGAAGCGCAGCTGGCTGCGCGCGCCGCCGGCGACGAAGAGACGGAGCGGCTCGACGAAGATTTCCTGCTCGCCCTTGAATATGGGATGCCGCCCGCGGGCGGTCTTGGTATCGGCATCGACCGGTTGGTAGCGTTGCTGGCGGGGGCGCACTCGCTGCGGGAGGTGATCTTATTCCCGCAGCTTCGAACGGTGCGCTGAGCCGCGCGCCGGCGCCGTTCGTCGTTTCCCCCCAGCCGTCTCGGCTGCCCGCTCGTCGCTGGTCGGGAGTAGAGTTCGGAATGAGGAGCCAGCATGTTGCCACTCGCCTACCTGCGCGAGCATGCCGACGCTGTTCGGACAATGCTTGCTCACCGGGGGACGGATGCTCCCCTCGATCGCATCTTGGCGCTTGATGAGCGTCGCCGCGCCATCATCGCGGAGAATGAGGCGCTCAAACAGCGGCGCAACGAAGTGAGCCGCCAGATCGGCCGCGACAAGGAGCGGCTGGCAGCGCTCCGCGACGAGATGCGCCGCGTTGGCGACCGGATCAAAGCGCTCGATGATGAACAGCGCGCCATTGAGGCCGAACTCGACGACCTCTTGCTGCGCGTGCCGAACGTGCCGCACAGTTCGGTGCCGATTGGCGCGACCGCGGAGGACAACGTCGTCGTCCGGGTGTGGGGGGAGCGGCCGACGTTCCCCTTCCCGCCGAGGCCGCATTGGGAGATCGGCGAGGCGCTCGGCATCCTCGACCTTCCCCGCGCTGCCAAGATCAGCGGCTCGCGCTTTGTCCTCCTGCGCGGGGCCGGCGCCGCGCTCGAACGGGCGCTCATCACCTTCATGCTCGACGTCCACATTCGGGAGCATGGCTATACCGAGGTCTGGCCGCCGTATCTTGTCGAGCCGAAGGCGATGGTCGGCACTGGCCAGCTGCCGAAGTTCGCGGGCGACTTTTACCAGACGCAAGACGGCCTCTCGCTCATCCCGACTGCCGAAGTGCCGGTCACGAACCTGCATCGCGAGGAGATCCTTGAGCCGGGGACGCTGCCGATCCGCTACGTCGCCTTCACTCCCTGCTTCCGCACCGAAGCCGGGTCGGCCGGCCGCGATACGCGCGGCATGATCCGGGTGCATCAATTTGACAAAGTCGAACTGGTCAAGTTCGTTGTGCCGGAGACGAGCTACGATGAGCTCGAAAGTCTGACGCGCGATGCCGAGGCGATCTTGCAGCGATTAGGCCTTCACTACCGCACGGTTGTGCTTTGCACCGGCGACCTCGGCTTCGCCTCCGCGAAGACCTACGACCTCGAAGTGTGGATGCCGGGCCAAGACCGCTACGTGGAGATCTCGTCCTGCTCCAATTTTGAGGCGTTTCAAGCGCGCCGGGCGCGGATTCAGTTTCGGCGCGACGCCGGTGCCCGCGCCGAGTATGTGCACACGCTGAACGGCTCCGGGCTCGCCGTTGGCCGCACGCTCGCCGCGGTGCTCGAAACCTACCAGCAGCCCGACGGCTCAGTGCTCGTGCCGGAGGCGCTCCGTCCCTATCTCGGGGTCGACCGCATCGGCTAGGGGCGCTCGCGGGCGCTTGCAGTGCCAACCGTTACGAGGGTTCCATCCTCCTTCGCGCACCAGACACGGAGCCGCGCGACCCCATTCTCGCGGCGGACGATCTCCCCGCCGGCAAGGATCGTCTCGCCGGCAAAGACGCGCGCAATAAAGCGGACATCGAGCGAGCCGCCTTCGAGGTAGCCCGCGCCGAAGTGGTTGGTGAGCAGCCGAGAGAGGAGGCCGAACGAGAGCGCGCCTTGCGCGAGCGGCGGCTGGCCGCTGGTCTGCTTCGCCAGCGCAGGGTCGGTGTGAACATTCCGCTCGTCCGGTCCCTCGAACTCGGCCATCCGGGCGAGGGTGATCTCGAAACGCAGCGGCGCGAGCGTCGCAATCGCATCGCCGGCCACGTCCTCGCGCGGCTCGGACGGCTTCTCGGGAGAGCGCGCCGCTTCTTCATCGGCCAGGCCAAATGCCCAGCTCTTCCAGTGCCGCTGGACGAGGCGCCCCGCCGCCGACGCTTCGAGGCGGTAGTAGACGTAGCCGCGCCCGCGCCGCACGAACTTGTCAAACACCTCACCGGTCACCACCAGTGGCCGGCCGACAGGGATGGGTCCAAGACAGTCCAGCGCATAGCGGGCGAACCCGCCCGACCGGGTCGCGCCGGGCGAGTTGCCGATCAGATACCGCCCGAGGAACATCTGGCTCGGGTAGTAGAGGATCGACGGGGGTGCAATCGGCCCGCCCCACGGGGATGGCCCGGAATACCATGGGTGGTCATCGGCGTAAATGCGGCTCCAGCGGGCGATATCCTCCTCGGTGACCGTCACCTGGTAGGGCCCGCGAGGCCCTAGCTCGATGTCGAAGAACGACACGTCGGGCGCGCTGCCGGGCGGACCGCTCTTGCGGGTCGCGGGTAAGGTCTGCATGCTCTCCTCGTGCTGAAGATTGTATACCCGCTATCATAGCGCGCCGCGCGCTTCGCTGGCGACGGCTGGTCTTCGGCCTGCTCAAAGCTGGAGCACGAAGTCGAACGCGCCGGCCTTCCCCTCGCTTGTGTCGCTCAGCCGCATAACGAGCTTCGGGTTGAAGATGCTGTCGCGCTGATTGCCGGGCTCATTGGGGAAGTAGAGCTGGGTCGTCAGCACGGGCCGGTTCGGCGCTTGCACCTTGACATGGATATGGCGGGTTCGGCCGGGGTAGAGGCCGGGCACAATGGTCTCGAGTCGGTAGGTTCCGTCGGCGTTTGTGAACTGGTGGCCCCGCAGCCGGTAGCCGCGGGTGTCGTACTGGCCGGTGTTATCGCACTGCCAGAAGTCGAGGAGGGCGTTGGCGACCGGCTGGCAGCGTGTCGAGAGGACGCGCCCGGTCAGGACGAGGGGGGTTCCATTCACGCCGGGCTCAAGGAGAGAAGTGCGGCGCGGCGAGTTGGGAGTGAAGTAGGGGCCTTCGGTTTGAGGCGGCGTTGGGTCATCGACGTCAGCGCAGCTTGGGGTCGGGTCGAGGGCGTGTCCGGCTGCGAGCGGACTTCCCGCCGCGCCCTCTCCTCCCTGAGCGCCGGCGCTGCGCGATGGGCCGATGCCGCAGGCGGCAGCGAGCAGCGCAACGGGGATCATCGCCAAAGTTTGCAGAACACCGCGGCGGTGGAAGCGTGTCACATCGAGGTTCATCGCTGTCTCCGAGCTTGCCCAGCTGGTAGAATCGAGTGCGCGCCCCCGTAGCTCAGTGGATAGAGCGGAGGTTTCCTAAACCTTGCGCGCAGGTTCGATCCCTGCCGGGGGTACTTTTCTTTCGCTCTTCTTTACCAGACGCGCCAGCCATTTGTTGCGGCGCGCTTGTTCAGGAGCCGCCTGTGACCGACCCAATCCCCCCCACCACGACCGCGGAAGCGCTCGCTAAGCGCCAAGCCGCCCGCAAGAACTTGATCAAGAAAGGGATCGTCCTTGTCAACACCGGGCTGGGCAAGGGGAAATCCACAGCCGCTTTCGGCGTGCTCTTCCGCGCGTGGGGGCGGGGGATGCGGGTCTGTGTCTTCCAATTTCTTAAGCACGAGAAGGGCAACTGGGGCGAGGTGCGCGCTGCCAAGAAGCTCGGGATCGAGTGGCACCGAATGGGCGACGGATTCACCTGGACGTCGCGCGACCTCGACGAGACAACCGCCAAGGCAATCCACGCCTGGGAGCGGGTCAAAGAGAAGATCACGAGCGGCGAGTACGACCTGATCATCCTCGATGAGTTCACCTATCCCTTGCACTACGGCTGGATTGACCCTGAGGAAGCGGTCGGCTGGCTGCGCGAGCACAAGCCGCCCATGCTCCACTTGATCATCACGGGCCGCTACGCCCCGCCGGCGCTCATCGACTACGCCGATGTCGTCACCGACATGACAAAAGTGAAGCATGCCTACGATGCGGGGATCCGCGCCCAGCCGGGGATTGAGTTTTAGCGTCCCCGATGCGCATCGGCATTGTCACGTCGGCGCCGGCGGAAGGCCTGCTCAGCGGTACTGCCGCGGCGGTCGCCGGGCTGCGCGGCGGGCTGGTCGCGCTTGGGCATGAGGTTGTCACCCTGCGGCCGCAAGGGCCGCCTCGCGGCTCGCTCCTCGTCCATCGCCTGCTCTTCAATCTCGCCCTGTCGCGCGCCCTTGCGACCCTCTCCACGGATCTCCTAGTCGGCGTCGGCCTCGACGGCTTTCTCTGGGCGAGACGGCAGCGGCTCGCGCCGTATGTCGTGCTGCTGCGCGAACTCGTCGCTGACCGCTTCAACGGCGGCTCCCGTTTTCTGCGCTCGCTCCAAGCGCGGCTGGAGGCCGGCAACGCTCAGCGAGCCGACGGCGTCGTCGTCCCCAGTCAGCATGTTCGCGAGGCGGTGAGGCGCCGCTATGGAGTTGCGCCTGAACGGCTGCGGGTAGTGCCCGAGGGGATCAACCTCGCCCGGTGGCGCGCCCCAGCGCCATCCGCGGGCGACGGCGCGACGATCCTCTGCGCGGTGCCGCGCTCGGGGGATGCTGCCGGCGCCGAGTTCGTGCAGGCCTTTGCGATTGTTCATCGCGCACTGCCGTCGGCGCGCGCGGTGCTGGTGAGCGATCACGCTGCGCGCCCCGGCAGCGGCGAGAAGGCGGAGCGTCTGGGGCTGAGCGGCGCGGTCCTCGAGCGCGCCGTGACCGACGAGGAGACCCTCCGCGCCTGCTACCAAGCTGCTGACCTCTTCTGTCTGCCACGGGCTTCTGCTGCCGCCACGCCTTTCTTTCTTGCGGCAATGGCGAGCGGCCTGCCAATCGTGGCGACAACAGACAAGGCGGTTCCGGAGGTGGTGCCGAGTGCGGCGGGCATTCTCGTGCCGCCCGGCAACATCGAAGCGCTGGCCGAGGCGTTGATCGCTCTGCTCGGCGCGCCGGCGCGGCGCAGCGAGATGGGGTCGGCGGGGCTGCAGGCGGTCGCCGCTCACGACTGGCCGGTCGTCGCCCGCGGGTTCATCGAGGAGCTCGAGCGGCCGGCGCGGTGAGTAAGAGGAGGTCGGATGGTGCATCGGATCCAGCGGGGTGCCACGGGCCGGCGGGTAGTGGTCGCGTTCTGCATGCTCCTCGTGTTCTCCACCATGATCCTGCCCTGGGCGGCAGCGCGCTTGGCCGCCTATTCCGGCGGCGGACCGTCGATCGCGCTCAATTTCGGCTTTACCCCGGCGGACGCCTTCGCGGCGCTTGAGGCGCTCGGTCCCGACGGTCGGACCTTCTATCTCCTGTTCCTGGTGACTGGGGATGTCATCTGGCCGATCGTGTACGCCCTCTTTCTCGGCACACTGCTGGCGTGGCTGTTTGCCCGCGGCTTTCCCTCCGCCAGTCCAGCGCAGCGCGCGATCCTGCTCCCCTTTCTCGCGCTTGCCGCTGACTATGCCGAGAACGTCGGCATCATCGCGATGATCCTCGCGTATCCGGCGCGGCTGGACGGGATCGCTCAGATCACGAGTATGTTTCAGATGATCAAGTGGTCGCTGATCGGGGCGAGCGGACTGCTGGTTGCTCTCGGCGCGATCGCAGCGGTGGTCCGGCGGGGCGCGCGGGCATAGCCGACGGCGGCTGCCCGGTCAAGCGTGCTCTCGTCGGTCGGCTGCAGACTGGCGGCGTGAGGCAGCAGCCGCTGGAGATAGTCGGCGAGCGCTGGGCGCGCGCCGCGCTTCCGCGCTGAAGCGCAGTCGGGGGAGGGCAGCGAGGGACAAGCGACGCCGGCCGCGGGCGGGACGCGAGGCGCTCGTGGACGAGGCATGCGACGGAAAGCGACAGATATTCCAACGATCACACCACACTTGATATACTCTCACCGTTCGACAGCGCGAACGCGTTTAGGAGGATGCTGTGACGACGACCGAAGCGGAGCCCCGTCTCGCCGATCTCCCGCCAGCCCCACCCGAGTACAAGCCGCCGGCGCCTCTCTTCCTCTGGGCAGCGAGGACATTCCGTCCCCTTGTCGGCCCGTTCCTTTCCCTCTGGTGGTCGCGGCTCGAGAAGCTGGATGGCCCGTTTGATGCGTCCGACTTGCTGCCCCCGGGTGTCACCGAGCCGACGACCTATCCGCCGTATTACTTCATGAAGCATGTCCACTCGATGCCGGACCCCGGCTGGATGCATCCGGCGATGGGCGAGTTCTATTACAAGACTGCCCGCTGGGGGTTCTATTTCGACCGCGAGGATGTCATTCGCTACTACTACGGCAAGCTGATCGCGCCGCTGAATCCGAAGCGGATCCTCGATGTCGGCTGCGCAATCGGGGAAGCGGCGATCATCATCGCCAAGATGTTCCCGCAGGCCGAAGTGATCGGCGTGGACCTCTCGGCGCCGATGCTGCGCTGGGCCCGGCGTGAAGCCGAGCGGCAGGGGGTGCCCAACGTCAAGTTCTATCACCGCGACTTCTGCGACCTGAGCTACTGGGAGGACGGTTCGTTCGACTTCGTCTACGAGAACTACTGCCTCCACGAGGTCCCGACCTACGCCGGCTTGGCCTGCGTCAAGGAGATGATCCGGCTGACCCGTCCCGGCGGCCGGATCGCTTTCGCGGACTGGCCGCCGGCCGAAGAGCCGGGCGAGTATGAGAAGCGCGCCGCGATGGTCAACATCCAAGAGCCGTTTATGCTCCAATATCTCGACCTGCGGCTCGAGGAGCGGCTGAGCGAGCTGGGCATGATCAATGTCGAGCGGCTCACCCGCGTTGGGCGCAACATGCTCGTCAAGGCGGACAAGCCCGCCTGACCGCACGCGACGCTAGGTGAGGAGGGCCAGCCGGCCCTCCTCGTTTTTGTCGGGCTCCGCTCGGGAGCGCCGGCGACGGCTTGACGGCTGCTTCGTCGCGACCGCACACTCGACTGTCGAGGTGACGAACGGGGTCGACCGATGGCTGCTCCATCACCGAGCTGCGATGTCTGCCGTGAACGCGGAGCGAATCGTCCGTATACCAGCCTGCAGGTCTGTGTCCGCTGCGGGCGCACTGCCTGTGAGCCGACCCACTGGAACCGGTCGTCCGGGCTCTGCTACTTCTGTGCCAAGGTCCGCTAGTGCGTTCTCCACGTCAGCCGAGCCGAACTGAGCCGCTGGTTCGCCGTAGCGGGCGCGGATAGCGTCGATTTCGCCGGCACGATACGCCTGCCGAAATGCCTCGACCACGTCGGGGTCGAACTGTGTCCCGGCGAGGCGAAACACTTCCTCCGCTGCGCGGGCTGATTCCCAGGGCTCCTTGTAGGGCCGCCGCGAGGTGAGCGCGTCGTAGACATCGGCGACGGCGACGATCCGCGCCGAGAGGGGGATCGCTGTGCCGGCAAGGCGGTCCGGGTAGCCGGTGCCGTCCCACCGCTCGTGGTGATGACGCGCGATCTCCCGATGAACTCGAAAAGCTGGGCGTTCGCCAAGAATGCGCGCTCCGTCCGCCGCATGCTGCTCCATGATCCGGCGCTCCTCGGCGGTCAGGGGGCCGGCTTTCTTCAGCACAGCGTCCGGCGTATACGCCTTGCCGACATCGTGCGTGATGCTCGCCTCGCCGAGCGCTGAGACGTCGGGCTCACGATACCCGAGCCGGCGGGCGATCGCCTCGCTGTAATAGCGGATACGCTGAAGGTGGGCGCCCGTGAACGAGTCGCGCGCCTCGACGATCGTCGCCAGCATCATGATGGTGTCGCGGTTCTGCTCTTCGAGGGAACGGTTCGCAGCCTCGAGGGAGCGCCGGCGACGGTTCAGTTCGAACGTCAGCCACCAGACAAGCCCGCCGATTGCAAAGAAGAACGTGAGCCGCACCGGCAGATTCTGGGCGGTGATGGAGTCGGGAGGGAAATAGGTGAGAGAGAGCCACGCGAAAAATGCCGAGAGGAAAACGATATACAGCAGAGCACCAACCGGGCCAAAGTGAAAGGCGGCGCCGACGATGAAGAGGAGAAAGACCAGCCAGAAATCGGCGGTCACGCCGCGCGCGGCGAGATCGGGGACGGTGAGAAAAGCGCACCCCAGCAGGATGGCGGTGTCGAGCAGGATGCCCATCGTGTGAGAGAAGCGCGGAAAGCGCTGCATCGTCGGCCCGACAAGGCCGAGGTTGTAGCCCGCTACGAGCGCGAGCAGGCCGAGGACGGCGACCCAGTTGTCAAGATTGTCACGGAAGAGAAAGACCGCGAGAGCGACGAGGGCAGGGATGATGAGCCGCGTGACGAAGAGGCCGCGCTCGATAGCGAGGGTGACCTCGTGGAGCGCAGGGGCGTGTGGATGCGCGAAGCTCGGTCGGTCCGCTGTCCGGTTGGTCACGCTGTCATCCCTATTGTTGGCCAGTGCCGCGCTAGCGCGGCTACTCGCCGACTAAGGAGACGCGCCGGATGTAGCTCTCGTAGTCGTGGCCGCCGGCCACGACCTCGAGGTAGAGGATCTGGCGTGGAGTAGGCACCCGGCTCATGAGGTCCTGTTCATACCCGATCGTTTCCCAGA
This Dehalococcoidia bacterium DNA region includes the following protein-coding sequences:
- a CDS encoding MaoC family dehydratase, whose amino-acid sequence is MQTLPATRKSGPPGSAPDVSFFDIELGPRGPYQVTVTEEDIARWSRIYADDHPWYSGPSPWGGPIAPPSILYYPSQMFLGRYLIGNSPGATRSGGFARYALDCLGPIPVGRPLVVTGEVFDKFVRRGRGYVYYRLEASAAGRLVQRHWKSWAFGLADEEAARSPEKPSEPREDVAGDAIATLAPLRFEITLARMAEFEGPDERNVHTDPALAKQTSGQPPLAQGALSFGLLSRLLTNHFGAGYLEGGSLDVRFIARVFAGETILAGGEIVRRENGVARLRVWCAKEDGTLVTVGTASARERP
- the cobO gene encoding cob(I)yrinic acid a,c-diamide adenosyltransferase, coding for MTDPIPPTTTAEALAKRQAARKNLIKKGIVLVNTGLGKGKSTAAFGVLFRAWGRGMRVCVFQFLKHEKGNWGEVRAAKKLGIEWHRMGDGFTWTSRDLDETTAKAIHAWERVKEKITSGEYDLIILDEFTYPLHYGWIDPEEAVGWLREHKPPMLHLIITGRYAPPALIDYADVVTDMTKVKHAYDAGIRAQPGIEF
- a CDS encoding glycosyltransferase family 4 protein; its protein translation is MRIGIVTSAPAEGLLSGTAAAVAGLRGGLVALGHEVVTLRPQGPPRGSLLVHRLLFNLALSRALATLSTDLLVGVGLDGFLWARRQRLAPYVVLLRELVADRFNGGSRFLRSLQARLEAGNAQRADGVVVPSQHVREAVRRRYGVAPERLRVVPEGINLARWRAPAPSAGDGATILCAVPRSGDAAGAEFVQAFAIVHRALPSARAVLVSDHAARPGSGEKAERLGLSGAVLERAVTDEETLRACYQAADLFCLPRASAAATPFFLAAMASGLPIVATTDKAVPEVVPSAAGILVPPGNIEALAEALIALLGAPARRSEMGSAGLQAVAAHDWPVVARGFIEELERPAR
- a CDS encoding class I SAM-dependent methyltransferase, with amino-acid sequence MTTTEAEPRLADLPPAPPEYKPPAPLFLWAARTFRPLVGPFLSLWWSRLEKLDGPFDASDLLPPGVTEPTTYPPYYFMKHVHSMPDPGWMHPAMGEFYYKTARWGFYFDREDVIRYYYGKLIAPLNPKRILDVGCAIGEAAIIIAKMFPQAEVIGVDLSAPMLRWARREAERQGVPNVKFYHRDFCDLSYWEDGSFDFVYENYCLHEVPTYAGLACVKEMIRLTRPGGRIAFADWPPAEEPGEYEKRAAMVNIQEPFMLQYLDLRLEERLSELGMINVERLTRVGRNMLVKADKPA
- a CDS encoding HD domain-containing protein — its product is MTNRTADRPSFAHPHAPALHEVTLAIERGLFVTRLIIPALVALAVFLFRDNLDNWVAVLGLLALVAGYNLGLVGPTMQRFPRFSHTMGILLDTAILLGCAFLTVPDLAARGVTADFWLVFLLFIVGAAFHFGPVGALLYIVFLSAFFAWLSLTYFPPDSITAQNLPVRLTFFFAIGGLVWWLTFELNRRRRSLEAANRSLEEQNRDTIMMLATIVEARDSFTGAHLQRIRYYSEAIARRLGYREPDVSALGEASITHDVGKAYTPDAVLKKAGPLTAEERRIMEQHAADGARILGERPAFRVHREIARHHHERWDGTGYPDRLAGTAIPLSARIVAVADVYDALTSRRPYKEPWESARAAEEVFRLAGTQFDPDVVEAFRQAYRAGEIDAIRARYGEPAAQFGSADVENALADLGTEVAEPGRPVPVGRLTGSAPAADTDLQAGIRTIRSAFTADIAAR